GCGGCGTGGCGGACAGCCGACCGAGGTCAAGGTGCAGGTGCCGATGCGTTTCTAGCGGCGTCCGACGCGTCACCGCGCCCTGCCGTCACCACCGCGCCTCACTCCGCGGCGGTCGGCGGCGGGATCTCGCCGATCCGGATGCAGGCGGCGGTGCGGGCGACGTCCACCGGTATCAGCGGCGGCAGCACGGCCTGGCATTTCTCCTGCGCGTAGGGACAACGCGGGTGAAACGGACAACCGATGGGCGGATTGATGGGCGACGGCGGGTCGCCGGGCAGCACGAGCCGGCGGCGGGCGCGCTCGCCGTCGGGGTCGGGGCGCGGAATCGCGCTGATGAGCGCGCGGGTGTACGGATGGAGCGGCCGCTCGATGACGTCCACGGCCGGCCCGAGTTCCACGACCTTGCCGAGGTACATGACGGCGACGCGGTCGGAGATGTGTTTCACCACCGAGAGGTCGTGCGCGATGAAGATGAGCGACAGGTTCATCTTCCGGCAGAGCTGCGAGAGCAGGTTGAGGATCTGGGCCTGGATGGAGACGTCGAGGGCCGAGACCGGTTCGTCGGCGATGATGATCCTGGGCTCGAGCGCGAGGGCGCGGGCGATCGCGATGCGCTGGCGCTGGCCGCCGGAAAACTCGTGCGGATACTTCTGCGCGAAACGCGGCGCGAGCCCGACGAGTTCCATCAACTCGGCGACGCGGTCGGCGATGCGCGCCGCGGGGACGACGCGGTGCACGCGCAGCGGTTCCGAGAGGGTGTCGAACACCGTCATGCGTGGGTTGAGCGACGCGTACGGGTCCTGGAACACCATCTGGAAGTCGCGACGCAGGCGGCGCACCTCCAGCGGGTCCGTCGCGGCGGACAGGTTGCGCCCCTCGAGGATGACCGTGCCGCTGGTGGGCGGGATCAGCTGCACGATGGTGCGGGCGAGCGTGGACTTGCCGCAGCCGGATTCGCCGACGAGGCCCAGCACTTCGCCGCGCTGCAGGGAGAGTGTGACGCCGTCGACGGCCTTCACGGTCCCCAGCTGGCGCTTGAACAGAAAGCCCTGGGTGACGGGAAAGTGCGTCTTCAGGTCGATGAGCTCGAGGATCGGTTCAGCCATGGCGGCGGGGCGGCGCGGTCAGATTCAGATTTCGCCCAGTTGAGCGCGGAGGCAGGCGTGCGCATGGCCCGGGGCGCAGTCGCGCAGTTGCACCGCGGTGGTGGTGCACTTCTCTGCGGCAAACTCGCAACGCGGGGCGAAAGGGCAGCCGGGGAGTGGTTTGGAGATGTCGGGCGGCATGCCGCGGATGGTGTAAAGCTCCGCGCCCTTGGGCTGGAGCGAGGGGATCGAGCGCTGGAGGGCGCGCGTGTACGGATGGCGCGGCGAATAGAAGAGCGGGCGCACGTCGGCGGATTCGACGATCCGGCCGGCGTACATCACCTGCACGCGATCGCAGAGCCCGGAGACGACGCCGAGGTCGTGGGTGATGAAAATCACCGCCATGCCGAAGTCGTGCTGCAGCTTCTTGATGAGCTCGAGGATCTGGGCCTGCACCGTCACATCGAGCGCCGTGGTGGGCTCGTCGGCGATGAGCAACTCGGGGCGGGTGATCAGCGCCATCGCAATCATCACGCGCTGGCGCATGCCGCCGGAGAACTCGTGCGGGTAAAGGTGAATCCGGCTGGCGGCGTCGTTGATCCCGACCGCTTCCAGCGCCTCCAGTCCGCGCGCGAGCGCCTCGCGACGGGAGACCTTTTCGTGGATGAGTAACGGCTCGATGAGCTGCTCGGAGACCCGCAGGTACGGGTTCAGGGAGGTCATCGGGTCCTGGAAGATCATGGCCACGCGCTTGCCCCGGATCGCGCGCGATTGCGCCGGTGTGCAGTGCAGGAGATCCACGCCGTCAAACATCGCGGTGCCGCTTTCGATGCGGCCGGGGGGCTGCGGCACCAGGCCCATGACCGAGTAGCAGGTAACCGATTTGCCGGAGCCTGATTCGCCGACGATGCCGAGGGTTTCGCCGCGTTCGATCGAGAAGCTCACGCCGTCCACCGCGCGGTAGAGCCCACTGCGCGTGTGAAAGTAGGTGCGGAGGTCGTTGACGGCGAGGAGCGGCATGGTGGCCGGGGCGGGAGCGAGAGGCGGAGGCGTTGGCGTGGCGGGCGATACGGAGGGCGCGTGAGAGGATCGGGTCAGCGGGCGTTTGTCACTGTGAACTTGGTGCCGGCGTGGCTTGGGCGAGCGCCTCGAGAACGCGCGCCGGAGCGAGGTCGGCGAGCCGGCCGCCGCCGGTGGCGGGGCAACCGGGCGGTTGCAGGATGCATGCCTGACCTGCAAAGACCGGGCCGGTGCGCACCGGATTGGTCGGGCCGAAGAGCCCGAGGAGGGGAACGCCGAGGGCATTGGCGAGGTGCATGCCGCCGCTGTCGTTGGTGATGAGGAGCCGGCAGCCCGCGAGTCCAGCGGCGAAGGTGGTCAGGTCGGTCTTGCCGGCGCGGTTGCGCACGCGGTCGGGGGCAAAACCGGCGGCGACGGCCTCGGCGATCGGGGCGTCCTTGGGCGTGCCGAAGATGACGAAGTTCTCCTGCGGCAGGGCCTCGATCACGGCGCGCCAGTGGGCGACGGGCCAGCGCTTCTCGGGGTTGTTCTCCGAGCCCGGGAGGAGCCCGATCGGGCCGCGCGGAGCCACGGACGTGGTGGCCGCCGCGGCCAGAGGGGTGCGGTCGGCGGGGACGGCGAGGCCAAAGTGGCCGAGAAAATCTTCCCAGAGCTCGAGCTGGTGGCGACGGCTCTCGTCGAAATCCGGTGGCACACGGTAGGCGTGGCTGAGAAACGGGCGTCGCTTGCCGGACCGCAGGATGCCGAACCGCTGGCGCGTGCCGCTGAGCTTCGCCTCGAGGTCACCGCGAAACGAGTTGGTGAAGAGGATCCAGACGTCGATGTACTCGCGACGGAGTTGCCAGAAGTGGCGCCAGTAGCGCAGCCCGCCCTCGGGCGGGACCGCGTGGAGCCGGTCCGCGACACCCCAGGTCTGGAGCAGCGGGAGAAATTGCGCGCGGGCGACCAGCGTGATCTCGGCATCGGGCCGCGACGCGCGCAGGGCGCGCAGCAGCGGGAGGGCCATGACCACGTCGCCGAGCCAGTTGGGCAGCCGGATCCAGATGCGGGTGCGGCGCGGAGGCTGGGTGAGGCCGCGGGCGGCCAGGTCGTCGGCCAGCAGGTTGCGTTTGGCCTCCAGGCGGAGCCGGCGCGTGGGGATGTCCTGGTTGCGCCAGCGCGCGTGGGCCCAGAGCCAGGAAGCGCAGACGTTCTCGTCGCCGCGCAGCAACTGCTCGAGCCAGCGATTGGTGGCGAGTGTGACGGCGGCGCTCGTGCCGGCGTGGGGGATCGGATCGACGCAGATCTGGATCTGCCAGAAGCCGACGCGCCGCGGGAAGATGCCGTAGAGCCGCGCGTTGAACTTCTCGGTCATCAGGCCGGACAGCTCGCTGGTGGAGCAGACGCGGTCGAAGAGGAGGGTGAGCGCGCCCTGCATGCCGGCGTTCTGGTCGAAGAGCACGCCGACGGCGCCCTGGCGGCGCAGAATCTTGAGGGCCTCGGCGAAACCCTCGCGGCGCGAAAGCAGGCGCATGCCGTACTGCTCGCGGGAGCGCTTCACGAAGGCGTCGGCGGCGGCGTTGTCGAGGGGCCGGTAGATGATGCCGAACTCGGGGAAGCACTCGGGCGGGATGAGGAGGGCGAGCGCGGTCTCCGTCTCCCAGTACGCGATGTGCGGCGCGGCGAAAACGATCCCGGCGGGGTTGGCGAGGCGGGCGCGCATGGCGGTCTCGAGTGTCGGCGAGGCCAGTAGGATGTGCCGCATGCGGGCTTCGGAAATGAAGGGCGTCGCGAGCGAGAGGAGTCCGGTTTCGACCATGCGGCGGCAGCTCTCGCGGCCGATGCGCGTGTGCCAGGTCGCGGGCTTCTCGGGGAACGCGTGGTGGAGATTGGAGAGGATGAGCCGGTGTCGAAGCGCGAAGAAAATGACGTCGCCAAGCACGACGGCCGTCGCGCGGAGAAGAAACTCCGGCGCGCGCGCGATGAGCCAGCCCAGGACTTTGAGGATAAGCAGAAGCACCTTGGAGGAAGCGGGGGATTCGATTCGCCGGCCCCGGGGGGAGACAATCCCATTCTCAGCCGGGGAGTAAGGCGGCGCTGGTGCGCCCGTTAAGGTTGGAGAGTTGCAGGTGGGTAGGCGGCGTTGGAGCGCCGGTTGCACGTTGGAGAGTTGCAGGTTCGCAGGTGGACGAATCTTTCTCGTTCTCGTTCTCCCGTCTGTCTGTCCGCCTGTCGTCGTTCTCTTTCTCATCCGCTTTCTCGTTCTCCCCTCGCTATCCGCGATCACGCCTGCGTCAGACCCGCGCGCCGCCGTGCCAATCGCCGCTAAACGGGCGACCGTGGGAAAACTACTAGTGGACCGCCGACGATTTTTGGCGGTTATGTGGCTCGACTCATCGAAGCCGGACGGCAGGCTCCGCCAAGGTCACCCCTTTCGTTCCGGCTTTTCCCCCTTTCGTGCCCCCGGTCGACGCACAGACTTCCCAATGGTTCGCCGAGGAAATCCAACCTCACGAGCCTGCGCTCCGCGCCTACCTGCGGTCCAAGTTCTCCGCGTATCCTGACATCGAGGACCTGGTGCAGGAAACCTATGCGCGTCTGCTGCAGGCGCGCGAGCACTCGGCGGCCGAGATCAGCAAGGCGTACGTCTTCGCGACCGCGCGCAATGCCGCGATCGACTTCTTCCGCCGGCGGCGGATCGCCGTGATCGACTGCGTCGCCGAGATCGAGGTCCTGCCGGTGCTCGAGGACCGCCCCGACGTCGCCGAGGCCGCCGCGCGCAACCAGGAGCTGGCGCTCTTGGCCGAGGCCATCCAGGCGCTGCCCACGCGCTGCCGCCAGATTCTCACCCTCCGCAAGCTGCACGGACTCTCGCATCGCGAGATCGCGACCTCGCTCGGGCTTTCGGAGAACACCGTCAACGCGCAGATCGCCATTGGCGTCGTGCGCCTGCGTGACCACCTGCGGCAACGCGGGGTCGGCGCTCCCCAGCCATGAACCCCGCCAACGACGATCAGCATGGCCTGACGGGGCGCGAGGCGGTGGAGGCCACCGCCGCGGTGTGGCTCAGCCTCCGCGACCGGGGCATGACCGCGGCGGAGACGGAGGCCTTCGTCCGCTGGCTGCAGGAGAGCCCGGAGCATGCCGCGGTGTTCGAGGAACTGCAGCAGACCTGGCGCGATTTCGATCAGCTCGCGACGCTGCTGCGCCCGGGCGCAGCGCCGGATCCGGACACGCTCGCCCCGCGGCGGCGCCGGCGGTTCGCGCGGCTCCCGCTGGTCTCCCTGGCCGCGGCCGCCGGTTTGGCGCTCCTGGCGCTGGGAATCTGGGAGTGGCGCGGTCCGCAGCACTTCGCCGAAACCCCGGTGGGGGCGTTTCAGAAGATCGACCTGCCCGACGGTTCGGTGGCGCAGCTCAACACCGACTCGGCGATCGACGTCGACATGCGTGGAAACGAGCGGCGCGTGCGGATCGTCCGCGGCGAGATCGACTTCGCGGTCCGCAAGGACCGCGCGCATCCGTTCATCGTCTCCGCCGGTCGCGTCGAAGTCCGTGCCGTCGGCACCGCCTTCAACGTGCGGGCGCGCGATGCTCGGGTGGAGGTCCTGGTGAGCGAGGGGCTGGTGCAGGTGTGCGACGCGGTGAAACGGCAGCCGCTGCTTCCGCCCGCGGCGGGCACGGGCGAGCCGGCGTATCTCGCGGTGGGCGACCGGGCGGTCATCTCCGCGCCACCGCCGGCCGCCGCGGAGCCCGTGGCGGTGCAGGTGCAGCGGGTTTCCGGCGAACAGCTCCGCCGGGCGCTCGCGTGGCAGGAGCGCCGCCTCGAATTTGACGACACGCCGCTGGGCGAGGTCGTGGCGGAGTTCAACCGCTACAACCGCGTGAAGCTGGTGGTCACCGACGCGCAGCTCGCGGCGCGCCCGTTCAGCGGCACGTTCCGCACCGACGGCTACGAGGCGCTCGTCGCGCTGCTGCAGCACAGTTTCGGGGTGACGGTCGTGCGCCAGGGCGACGCCATCCAGCTCGCCCCGCGCTGACGGGGGAAACGGCGTGTGCGCATGACTTCGCGCCCGAACGAGGCCGGTGGTGCTGGCGCGGCGAATACGCGGCCGGGGCGATTCTTTTGGACGTGGTTAGTAGTTCTGCGCGCGCTGCTCGTTGTTCTGGGCGTGCGCCTTCCCGGGCCACCGAGCTTCCGCTCGTTCCCAGGCATGTCTTCCCTCCTGCACCCGCTCCTCAGGTCCCTGCGTTCGCGCGCCATCGGCTGTCTGATGGCGCTGCTGCTCGCGCTGGTCCCGGAGCGCGTCCACGCGGGGGAGGGTGCCGGCCGCCGCTTCCACGTGGCCGCCGGCGAGGCCGCGGTGACGTTGCGGGAATTCTCGGCCCAGGCGGGCGTGCAACTGCTCGTCTCCTCCGAGGACATCCGCGGCGTACGGACGCACGCGGTGAACGGCACCTACGCGCCCCTGGCGGCCCTCCAGCAGATGCTCGCGCAAACGCGACTCATCGCGCGGGAGGAGCCCACCACCGGGGCGATCGCAGTGCTCGTGGCTCCGGCCACCGGAGGCCCGGACGGCGGTTCCACCCCGACCGCTAAACCCAGGAAACCTACAGGAATGAAGTCGTCCAACCTCGTCAGATTTGCCGCCGGCCTGATCGCCGCCGGCTTCTCCTCGGCCATGCAGGCCCAAACCGCGCCGGACGGGCGCCCCGCCGAAGAGGAAAGAGTGGTCCTGCCCACGTTCACCGTGGATGCCAGCAAGGACACCGGCTACATCGGCTCGAACTCGTTGAGCGCGAGCCGCGCGGCGCTGAGCATCACCGATATTCCCAGCTCCGTGGTCGTCATCACCCGCCAGCTTCTCGATGACGTGGGCGCGTTCGACCTGTCCGACGCCCTGCGCTTCGTGAGTGGCGTCAGCGATGCCGCGATGCCTGGGCAGGACTCGGGGGCGTTCAAGATCCGCGGCACGGGTCCGACGGTGTCGACCGACGGCTTCCGGGTGACGGGCGAGGGCACCCAGGACCTCGCCGAGATCGAGCGGATCGAGGTGCTGAAAGGCCCCTCCGCGATTCTTTTTGCCCGCGGCGGCTCCGCCGGCGGCACTGTCAACCGGGTGACGAAGGATCCGCGTCCCGTGGCGCACGGTTACGTGCGCGTGCAGACAGGGCTGTTCGATGCGAATCGTGTCGAGGTGGATTCCACCGGTCCAGTGCCGGGGACGAACAAGCAGTTGCTCTACCGCGCCGTGATCGCCGTCCAGGACGACGATGCGTTTTTCGAAAACGTGTCCACCAAGCGCTATGTGTTCTCGCCGGCGGTCACCTACAAGTTCAGCGAGGACGCGTATGCGACGCTGAAGTACGGGTACTACTGGAACAAGCAGACGCAGTACGTCGGCGTGCCGATCGATCTCTCGAATCCCGCGGAGCTGCGGCTCGAGCACAAGCTCTTCAACGTGCCGACGGAGCGCACGACGAGCGATCCGAACGAGTACCAGTTCACGCGGCGCAACCGGCTGGATTTCCGTTCGGGGGTGAAGCTGAGCCCGATCCTGCGCACCTCGCTCAACGCGCAGTACATGTATACCGACTACCTGCGGACCGTCACCCGGCCGAACGGCTCGCCGCTGGTGCAGTCCGACGGCACGATCCCGCGGCGCTGGGCGGCCAACGCGCAGCAGGACTACCGGTACCGGCTCTACAGCGACAACGTGCTGCAGTACGGCGTCGGCCCCACGGCCAACACCACGATCTTCGGCTTTGACCTGCTTCAGGAGGGGCCGGGGCAGGAGGCCAGCAGCGCGAACGTCCAGGTCGCGCCCGCCAACCTGTACCGCGCGCAGACCCCCATCGTGCCGACGCCCGTCGTGGCGCTGCCGTGGGTGCCACGCTCGATGCAGCGCAGCGCGCAGGCGTATGCGATGCACACGCTGAAGGCGTTTAGCGACCGGCTCATCGCCACGGGCGGGATCACCCGCAACTGGGTCAACATCGACAACTACGCCGCGGCCACCGGCACGTGGACGAAACAGAGTTCGATCAAGGACACAAAGCAGTACGGCGTCGTGGTGAAGCCCGTGACCTGGGCGTCGCTCTACTACGGCTACAACGAGAACTTTGACGCCCAGTTCGTGCGCCTCGGCGCGCTGCAGCCCGACGGGTCGTACGTCGACGGCGGCGCCGCCCCACCGCGGATGTCGGTTTCGGACGAATACGGCGTGAAGTTCAGCCTGCCCGACGGCCGGCTCTCTTGGTCAATCGCGCATTTCGACACGGAGTTGACGAACCGCACGCGCTCGATCGTCGGCACGAGCTACCAGGAGCTGCTCTCCGGGGGCAAATATCAGGGCTGGGAGTCGGACCTGTTCTGGCGCCCGACCGACAACCTCAGCTTGATCGCGACGTACTCGTACACCGATGCGGTGGACGGCGCCGGCAAGCAGATCGAGACCGTGGCCCCGACCACATTGAGCGGGTTGGTTCGCTACGACTTCAAGAAGGGCCTGTTCCGCGGGCTGGGGGTGAGCGTCGATGCGAACTATCAGAATGAATACGTGATGGCGAACGGCTCGATCCTCTACACCGTCGCGCCGCGCACGTTGATGGACGCCGGGTTGTTCTACACGTGGAAGAAGTACCGCTTCCAGGTGAACGTGAACAATCTCACGGACAAGAAGTACATCGCCGGCGGATACCTGCCGCA
This genomic window from Opitutus sp. ER46 contains:
- a CDS encoding oligopeptide/dipeptide ABC transporter ATP-binding protein, whose amino-acid sequence is MAEPILELIDLKTHFPVTQGFLFKRQLGTVKAVDGVTLSLQRGEVLGLVGESGCGKSTLARTIVQLIPPTSGTVILEGRNLSAATDPLEVRRLRRDFQMVFQDPYASLNPRMTVFDTLSEPLRVHRVVPAARIADRVAELMELVGLAPRFAQKYPHEFSGGQRQRIAIARALALEPRIIIADEPVSALDVSIQAQILNLLSQLCRKMNLSLIFIAHDLSVVKHISDRVAVMYLGKVVELGPAVDVIERPLHPYTRALISAIPRPDPDGERARRRLVLPGDPPSPINPPIGCPFHPRCPYAQEKCQAVLPPLIPVDVARTAACIRIGEIPPPTAAE
- a CDS encoding ABC transporter ATP-binding protein, producing MPLLAVNDLRTYFHTRSGLYRAVDGVSFSIERGETLGIVGESGSGKSVTCYSVMGLVPQPPGRIESGTAMFDGVDLLHCTPAQSRAIRGKRVAMIFQDPMTSLNPYLRVSEQLIEPLLIHEKVSRREALARGLEALEAVGINDAASRIHLYPHEFSGGMRQRVMIAMALITRPELLIADEPTTALDVTVQAQILELIKKLQHDFGMAVIFITHDLGVVSGLCDRVQVMYAGRIVESADVRPLFYSPRHPYTRALQRSIPSLQPKGAELYTIRGMPPDISKPLPGCPFAPRCEFAAEKCTTTAVQLRDCAPGHAHACLRAQLGEI
- a CDS encoding glycosyltransferase family 9 protein, whose product is MLLLILKVLGWLIARAPEFLLRATAVVLGDVIFFALRHRLILSNLHHAFPEKPATWHTRIGRESCRRMVETGLLSLATPFISEARMRHILLASPTLETAMRARLANPAGIVFAAPHIAYWETETALALLIPPECFPEFGIIYRPLDNAAADAFVKRSREQYGMRLLSRREGFAEALKILRRQGAVGVLFDQNAGMQGALTLLFDRVCSTSELSGLMTEKFNARLYGIFPRRVGFWQIQICVDPIPHAGTSAAVTLATNRWLEQLLRGDENVCASWLWAHARWRNQDIPTRRLRLEAKRNLLADDLAARGLTQPPRRTRIWIRLPNWLGDVVMALPLLRALRASRPDAEITLVARAQFLPLLQTWGVADRLHAVPPEGGLRYWRHFWQLRREYIDVWILFTNSFRGDLEAKLSGTRQRFGILRSGKRRPFLSHAYRVPPDFDESRRHQLELWEDFLGHFGLAVPADRTPLAAAATTSVAPRGPIGLLPGSENNPEKRWPVAHWRAVIEALPQENFVIFGTPKDAPIAEAVAAGFAPDRVRNRAGKTDLTTFAAGLAGCRLLITNDSGGMHLANALGVPLLGLFGPTNPVRTGPVFAGQACILQPPGCPATGGGRLADLAPARVLEALAQATPAPSSQ
- a CDS encoding RNA polymerase sigma factor encodes the protein MPPVDAQTSQWFAEEIQPHEPALRAYLRSKFSAYPDIEDLVQETYARLLQAREHSAAEISKAYVFATARNAAIDFFRRRRIAVIDCVAEIEVLPVLEDRPDVAEAAARNQELALLAEAIQALPTRCRQILTLRKLHGLSHREIATSLGLSENTVNAQIAIGVVRLRDHLRQRGVGAPQP
- a CDS encoding FecR domain-containing protein — encoded protein: MNPANDDQHGLTGREAVEATAAVWLSLRDRGMTAAETEAFVRWLQESPEHAAVFEELQQTWRDFDQLATLLRPGAAPDPDTLAPRRRRRFARLPLVSLAAAAGLALLALGIWEWRGPQHFAETPVGAFQKIDLPDGSVAQLNTDSAIDVDMRGNERRVRIVRGEIDFAVRKDRAHPFIVSAGRVEVRAVGTAFNVRARDARVEVLVSEGLVQVCDAVKRQPLLPPAAGTGEPAYLAVGDRAVISAPPPAAAEPVAVQVQRVSGEQLRRALAWQERRLEFDDTPLGEVVAEFNRYNRVKLVVTDAQLAARPFSGTFRTDGYEALVALLQHSFGVTVVRQGDAIQLAPR
- a CDS encoding TonB-dependent receptor, producing MSSLLHPLLRSLRSRAIGCLMALLLALVPERVHAGEGAGRRFHVAAGEAAVTLREFSAQAGVQLLVSSEDIRGVRTHAVNGTYAPLAALQQMLAQTRLIAREEPTTGAIAVLVAPATGGPDGGSTPTAKPRKPTGMKSSNLVRFAAGLIAAGFSSAMQAQTAPDGRPAEEERVVLPTFTVDASKDTGYIGSNSLSASRAALSITDIPSSVVVITRQLLDDVGAFDLSDALRFVSGVSDAAMPGQDSGAFKIRGTGPTVSTDGFRVTGEGTQDLAEIERIEVLKGPSAILFARGGSAGGTVNRVTKDPRPVAHGYVRVQTGLFDANRVEVDSTGPVPGTNKQLLYRAVIAVQDDDAFFENVSTKRYVFSPAVTYKFSEDAYATLKYGYYWNKQTQYVGVPIDLSNPAELRLEHKLFNVPTERTTSDPNEYQFTRRNRLDFRSGVKLSPILRTSLNAQYMYTDYLRTVTRPNGSPLVQSDGTIPRRWAANAQQDYRYRLYSDNVLQYGVGPTANTTIFGFDLLQEGPGQEASSANVQVAPANLYRAQTPIVPTPVVALPWVPRSMQRSAQAYAMHTLKAFSDRLIATGGITRNWVNIDNYAAATGTWTKQSSIKDTKQYGVVVKPVTWASLYYGYNENFDAQFVRLGALQPDGSYVDGGAAPPRMSVSDEYGVKFSLPDGRLSWSIAHFDTELTNRTRSIVGTSYQELLSGGKYQGWESDLFWRPTDNLSLIATYSYTDAVDGAGKQIETVAPTTLSGLVRYDFKKGLFRGLGVSVDANYQNEYVMANGSILYTVAPRTLMDAGLFYTWKKYRFQVNVNNLTDKKYIAGGYLPQRVFLGAGRNVRFSATYTW